One region of Suncus etruscus isolate mSunEtr1 chromosome 5, mSunEtr1.pri.cur, whole genome shotgun sequence genomic DNA includes:
- the LOC126008748 gene encoding zinc finger protein 560-like translates to MVSFPVVAVNISLEEWLCLDASQWKLYRDVMLEIYEHLMEVGHCKVKPVLISWFEDGILERLLRGMFAETKPEIYPCPFCSWTFSTRNFLNHHMNPSLPSRIFPGTSVVHQKTQKRNLMF, encoded by the exons ATGGTCTCCTTCCCTGTGGTGGCTGTGAACATCTCTCTGGAGGAATGGCTGTGCCTGGATGCCTCTCAGtggaagctctacagagatgtgatgctggagatttatGAACACCTAATGGAAGTGG GGCATTGCAAGGTGAAACCTGTGCTAATCTCCTGGTTCGAGGATGGAATCCTGGAGAGGCTGCTGAGAGGTATGTTTGCAG AAACAAAGCCAGAAATCTACCCATGTCCCTTCTGCTCATGGACTTTCTCCACTCGGAACTTCCTCAATCATCACATGAACCCAAGTCTTCCCTCTCGGATCTTCCCAGGAACATCG GTGGTACACCAGAAGACACAGAAGAGAAACCTCATGTTTTga